A region from the Leptolyngbya sp. 'hensonii' genome encodes:
- a CDS encoding DUF3365 domain-containing protein, translated as MLNNFKLSTKFNLLLLAVFLGAVILSGVAFASLLSRNAEQEITARATLLLKTMLSVRNYTLTQINPELAPRLETEAQFLPQTVPGYSAREIFENLRTNSEYKDFFYKEATLNPTNLRDKADSFEAALVERFRNDAGLKELTGYRSSPAGDLFYIARPIQILKESCLRCHSTPAAAPKSQLASYGSSNGFGWKLNEIVGAQIISVPASDVIGNARQAFLFFMGVIAAAFALVLLVINFLLRRAVIHPLNQIAQVANEVSMGNMDAEFERQSADEIGKLATAFNRMKTSLVMAMNMLRGDQ; from the coding sequence GTGTTAAACAATTTCAAACTCAGTACGAAATTTAACCTTCTGCTGTTAGCCGTTTTTCTGGGAGCCGTGATTCTGAGCGGGGTCGCCTTTGCCTCCTTGCTGAGCCGTAATGCGGAGCAGGAAATCACGGCCCGAGCTACTCTGCTGCTGAAAACCATGCTCTCCGTGCGCAACTATACCCTGACTCAGATCAACCCGGAACTGGCTCCCCGACTGGAAACAGAAGCTCAGTTCTTGCCTCAAACTGTTCCGGGTTACTCGGCAAGGGAAATCTTTGAAAATTTGCGGACTAACTCGGAGTACAAAGATTTTTTCTATAAAGAGGCAACCCTGAATCCCACCAATCTGCGGGACAAGGCAGACAGTTTTGAAGCAGCCTTGGTAGAACGATTTCGCAACGATGCAGGGTTGAAAGAGCTGACAGGCTATCGATCGTCTCCTGCAGGGGATTTATTCTACATTGCCCGCCCGATTCAAATTCTTAAGGAAAGTTGCCTGCGCTGTCATAGCACCCCTGCAGCAGCACCGAAAAGCCAGTTGGCCAGTTATGGGAGTAGTAATGGTTTTGGCTGGAAGTTGAATGAAATCGTCGGAGCCCAGATTATTTCTGTCCCGGCCAGTGATGTGATTGGAAATGCCCGTCAGGCTTTCCTGTTCTTTATGGGGGTGATTGCAGCCGCTTTTGCCTTGGTGCTGCTGGTGATTAACTTCTTACTCCGACGAGCGGTGATTCATCCCCTGAATCAAATTGCCCAGGTGGCCAACGAAGTCAGTATGGGGAATATGGATGCCGAGTTTGAGCGCCAATCTGCGGATGAAATTGGTAAGCTGGCTACTGCATTCAATCGGATGAAGACCAGTCTGGTCATGGCCATGAATATGCTAAGAGGTGATCAGTAA
- the ispG gene encoding (E)-4-hydroxy-3-methylbut-2-enyl-diphosphate synthase: MQTLPNLTAPSALGAQLSTDPTIHRRQTRPVKVGAVTIGGGHPVVVQSMINEDTLDVDGSVAGIRRLHEIGCEIVRVTVPSLAHAYALAEIKQKLLATYQPVPLVADVHHNGMKIALEVAKHVDKVRINPGLYVFEKPKADRTEYTQAEFDEIGEKIRDTLEPLVVSLRDQGKAMRIGVNHGSLAERMLFTYGDTPAGMVESALEFLQICESLDYRNLVISLKASRAPVMLAAYRLMVQRMDELGMDYPLHLGVTEAGDGEYGRIKSTVGIGTLLAEGIGDTIRVSLTEAPEKEIPVCYSILQALGLRKTMVEYVACPSCGRTLFNLEEVLHKVRAATQHLTGLDIAVMGCIVNGPGEMADADYGYVGKQAGYISLYRGREEIKRVPEDQGVAELINLIKGDGRWVEP, encoded by the coding sequence ATGCAGACCCTGCCTAATCTGACTGCTCCCAGTGCTCTCGGTGCCCAACTATCCACCGATCCCACCATCCATCGTCGTCAGACTCGCCCGGTCAAGGTAGGCGCAGTCACGATCGGGGGCGGTCATCCGGTCGTAGTGCAGTCCATGATCAACGAAGATACCCTGGACGTGGATGGCTCTGTAGCCGGGATTCGTCGCCTGCATGAGATTGGCTGCGAAATCGTGCGAGTCACAGTTCCCAGCTTGGCCCATGCCTATGCCCTTGCTGAAATTAAGCAAAAACTGCTGGCGACCTACCAACCTGTTCCTCTGGTTGCCGATGTCCATCACAATGGGATGAAAATTGCCCTGGAAGTAGCCAAGCATGTGGATAAGGTCCGGATTAATCCGGGGCTGTATGTTTTTGAGAAGCCCAAGGCCGATCGGACCGAATATACTCAGGCCGAATTTGATGAAATTGGCGAAAAAATTCGGGATACTCTGGAACCTCTGGTTGTTTCCCTACGGGATCAGGGAAAAGCCATGCGTATCGGGGTGAATCATGGTTCTCTGGCAGAGCGGATGCTGTTTACCTACGGCGACACCCCGGCAGGAATGGTGGAATCTGCTCTGGAGTTTCTTCAAATCTGTGAATCCCTGGATTATCGCAATCTGGTCATCTCCCTGAAAGCGTCCCGGGCTCCAGTGATGCTGGCTGCTTATCGCTTAATGGTCCAACGTATGGATGAACTGGGCATGGATTACCCGCTGCATCTGGGTGTAACAGAAGCGGGGGATGGGGAGTATGGACGGATTAAGTCCACCGTCGGTATTGGAACGCTTCTGGCGGAAGGCATTGGGGATACCATTCGGGTTTCGCTCACAGAAGCACCGGAAAAGGAAATTCCGGTCTGTTACAGCATCCTCCAGGCTCTGGGGCTGCGAAAAACCATGGTCGAGTATGTTGCCTGCCCCTCCTGCGGGCGAACCCTGTTCAATTTGGAAGAGGTGCTCCACAAAGTACGAGCAGCAACCCAGCACCTGACCGGGCTGGATATTGCCGTAATGGGTTGTATTGTGAATGGCCCTGGGGAAATGGCCGACGCCGACTACGGCTATGTGGGTAAGCAGGCCGGGTATATCTCCCTTTACCGGGGGCGGGAGGAGATCAAGCGGGTCCCGGAAGACCAGGGTGTGGCGGAACTGATTAACCTGATCAAGGGTGATGGACGCTGGGTTGAACCCTGA
- a CDS encoding DDE transposase family protein → MTSSPEEWYILKQENGHCQILPASQVNQEAKESPEQWGPFTSEAEAIARRVGLIRAGKCQPM, encoded by the coding sequence ATGACGAGTTCTCCCGAGGAATGGTACATCCTTAAACAGGAAAATGGGCACTGTCAAATTTTGCCTGCTTCACAGGTTAATCAGGAGGCAAAGGAGAGTCCGGAACAGTGGGGGCCTTTCACCTCTGAGGCAGAGGCGATCGCCCGTCGAGTGGGCCTGATTCGCGCCGGTAAATGCCAACCGATGTGA
- a CDS encoding PhnD/SsuA/transferrin family substrate-binding protein: MVSRRLFLAQSLLFLGGCALTRSTQKNQSDKLVIGGVAYGEGTKSIDQYQRFIQYLGNRVKALIELEPAYNEVKALEQIERQVWSLVFAPAGLAAIATSRHRYVPLFSLQGVTNLHSVLVVAKNSPIQKLTDLNGKRIALGQPGSATGYYVPLYDLYGISLAEILISATPKGVLEKVSKGEVTAGALAQDEFERYRSEFSEMPLRILQTSRRIPPGSVLISPNVESRQRDLIQQAMNEALPSIAQEVGYIPNAPVPDYQTLTGFIDKVKPIEDQVSQKPAQLYKTAAEKKVSP, translated from the coding sequence ATGGTTTCTCGCCGTCTGTTTCTGGCCCAAAGCCTTCTGTTTCTGGGGGGCTGTGCCCTAACTCGATCGACCCAGAAAAATCAGTCAGACAAATTAGTGATTGGGGGGGTAGCCTACGGAGAAGGGACAAAATCGATTGATCAATATCAGCGATTTATTCAGTATCTGGGTAATCGCGTGAAAGCCCTAATTGAACTGGAACCCGCTTACAACGAAGTCAAAGCCCTGGAACAGATCGAACGCCAGGTCTGGTCTCTGGTGTTCGCTCCGGCAGGGCTGGCCGCGATCGCGACTTCACGCCATCGTTACGTGCCGCTGTTCTCCCTGCAGGGTGTCACCAATTTGCATTCGGTCCTGGTTGTAGCCAAAAATAGCCCGATTCAGAAGCTAACAGACCTGAACGGTAAACGGATCGCCCTCGGACAACCGGGATCAGCGACGGGTTATTATGTGCCCCTCTACGACCTCTATGGTATCAGTCTGGCCGAAATTCTCATCTCTGCCACACCGAAAGGCGTGCTGGAGAAGGTCTCTAAAGGGGAAGTTACTGCTGGAGCCTTGGCCCAAGATGAATTTGAGCGCTACCGCTCAGAATTCAGTGAGATGCCGCTGCGGATTTTGCAGACCAGTCGGCGAATTCCGCCTGGCTCGGTGTTGATTAGCCCTAATGTGGAAAGCAGACAGCGAGATTTGATCCAGCAGGCTATGAATGAGGCGCTGCCGTCCATTGCCCAGGAAGTAGGTTACATCCCGAATGCTCCTGTTCCAGACTATCAAACCTTGACAGGATTTATTGACAAGGTCAAGCCGATTGAAGATCAGGTCAGCCAAAAACCAGCCCAACTTTACAAAACTGCAGCAGAGAAGAAGGTCAGCCCCTAA
- a CDS encoding serine/threonine-protein kinase, producing MERILAGHYQIVRPLGGGGFGQTYLATDSHLPGSPLCVVKQLKPKVNDPETLQTAKRLFNLEAETLYNLGIHDQIPRLLAHFEQEDEFYLVQEYIEGHGLDQEIAPGKQLSELIVLDLLQDILQVLSFVHQNNVIHRDIKPANLIRRNRDHRIVLIDFGAVKEVSSQAAHIHGQTNLTVAIGSPGYMPSEQQAFHPQFSSDIYAVGMLCLQALSGLSLKELPRDSRTGEFSCTFMPDRISITSGLTSILDRMIRYDYRQRYDNAMEALKAVQDLISHENYATAILPPTIPTSKPGNYAPPHSTPQEATPPGKTTGVVSGSGLGGTDPSQIATDLRNLSADQRKNLERLLGEVFGPIAGVILKKALTTAPSIQDLVEQLVASLPPKDQPRFREQTLRLLTQAPDTGSATKVQYNQATRIPTGTSGASGTSTATTDPIDPNFVKRCEQELARLIGPIAPLIVQRTVAQQPNLSRSQLVELLNQHLPDLKKKEELRQVLLITS from the coding sequence ATGGAAAGAATCCTGGCGGGTCATTATCAAATTGTCAGACCCCTTGGGGGAGGTGGATTTGGGCAGACCTATCTGGCGACGGATAGTCATCTCCCAGGTTCACCGCTGTGCGTGGTTAAACAACTCAAACCGAAGGTCAATGATCCGGAAACACTACAAACCGCCAAACGGCTGTTTAATCTGGAAGCAGAGACCCTTTACAACTTAGGCATTCACGATCAGATTCCCCGTCTGCTAGCCCATTTTGAGCAGGAGGATGAGTTTTATCTGGTCCAAGAATATATTGAAGGCCATGGTCTAGACCAGGAAATCGCGCCTGGGAAGCAGTTAAGCGAGCTGATTGTGCTTGATCTGCTGCAGGATATTCTGCAAGTTTTATCCTTTGTACATCAAAACAACGTCATCCACCGGGATATTAAACCCGCCAATCTGATCCGACGCAATCGAGATCACCGTATTGTGTTGATTGACTTTGGAGCAGTCAAGGAAGTTAGCAGCCAGGCCGCCCATATTCACGGGCAGACCAATCTGACGGTGGCGATCGGCTCTCCCGGCTATATGCCCAGTGAACAACAGGCATTCCATCCCCAGTTCAGCAGTGACATTTATGCGGTGGGGATGCTCTGTCTCCAGGCCCTATCTGGCCTTTCCCTGAAAGAGTTACCCCGAGATTCTCGAACTGGAGAGTTTTCCTGTACATTCATGCCCGATCGGATCTCAATTACCTCAGGGCTGACTAGCATCCTGGACCGAATGATTCGCTACGACTATCGGCAACGCTATGACAATGCGATGGAAGCCCTCAAGGCCGTACAGGATCTGATCAGCCATGAAAACTATGCCACAGCTATTCTGCCACCTACCATCCCAACCAGCAAACCGGGAAATTATGCGCCACCCCACTCGACACCACAAGAGGCCACCCCACCCGGAAAAACCACTGGGGTTGTCAGCGGTTCAGGTCTAGGGGGAACTGACCCCAGTCAGATTGCGACGGACCTGCGGAATCTATCTGCAGACCAGCGCAAAAACCTGGAACGGCTTCTTGGAGAGGTTTTTGGTCCGATCGCTGGGGTCATCCTCAAAAAAGCACTGACCACTGCTCCAAGCATTCAGGATCTGGTGGAACAGCTCGTTGCTTCCCTGCCCCCTAAAGATCAGCCCCGCTTCCGAGAACAAACGCTACGCCTCCTGACCCAGGCACCAGACACGGGTTCTGCCACCAAGGTCCAGTACAATCAGGCAACGCGCATCCCAACCGGGACTTCCGGTGCCTCTGGGACATCCACAGCAACGACGGATCCGATTGACCCCAATTTTGTCAAACGATGTGAGCAAGAACTGGCAAGGCTGATTGGCCCGATCGCACCTTTGATCGTACAACGAACAGTGGCTCAGCAGCCTAACCTTTCCCGCAGCCAATTGGTGGAACTCTTGAACCAACACCTGCCTGATCTGAAAAAGAAAGAGGAATTGCGTCAGGTCTTACTGATCACCTCTTAG
- the purQ gene encoding phosphoribosylformylglycinamidine synthase subunit PurQ codes for MTPMKFGIIVFPGSNCDRDVAWVTGGLLQQPTRMVWHEESDIADLDVVVIPGGFSYGDYLRCGAIARFSPVMQAVVAHAAQGKWVLGICNGFQVLTEAGLLPGALVRNRDLHFICDRVPVRIERTDLPWTRQYQVREVITLPIAHGEGSYYADSETLAALEQNGQILFRYCTARGEPDGVANPNGSLSNIAGICNAQGNVLGMMPHPERAADPQLGGTDGMRLFEGLLTALPIGV; via the coding sequence ATGACTCCTATGAAATTTGGAATTATTGTTTTTCCTGGCTCCAACTGCGATCGTGATGTAGCCTGGGTGACGGGAGGGTTACTCCAACAGCCCACCCGCATGGTCTGGCATGAGGAGAGTGATATTGCTGACCTGGACGTGGTTGTGATCCCCGGTGGCTTCAGTTACGGCGACTACCTCCGCTGCGGCGCGATCGCCCGGTTTTCACCAGTCATGCAGGCAGTGGTTGCCCATGCCGCTCAGGGGAAATGGGTGTTGGGGATCTGTAATGGGTTTCAGGTATTGACCGAGGCCGGATTACTGCCAGGAGCACTGGTGCGGAATCGGGATCTGCACTTTATCTGCGATCGGGTGCCCGTAAGGATCGAACGCACGGACTTGCCCTGGACCCGGCAGTATCAGGTCCGGGAGGTCATTACCCTGCCGATCGCCCACGGGGAGGGCAGTTACTATGCGGACTCAGAAACCCTGGCTGCCCTGGAGCAAAATGGGCAGATTCTCTTTCGCTATTGCACGGCTAGGGGTGAACCTGATGGAGTGGCAAACCCAAATGGGTCGCTGTCCAATATTGCTGGAATCTGTAATGCTCAGGGCAATGTGCTGGGAATGATGCCCCATCCAGAGCGGGCTGCTGATCCCCAGTTGGGGGGGACGGATGGAATGCGGCTGTTTGAAGGGCTGCTGACGGCATTGCCGATCGGGGTTTAG
- the ctpC gene encoding carboxyl-terminal processing protease CtpC — translation MVISNRGLVLGATAFVLSAISITGAGIHQISKGESFLRESPKEVIDEVWQIVDRNYVDGTFNQVDWKAIRTQYLNRTYKNKEEAYSAIREMLKRLGDPYTRFMDPEEFKNMQIDTSGELTGVGIQLAQDEKTKKLTVVAPIEDSPAATAGILAKDIIIKIDNQSTEGMNVDKAVTLIRGPVGTKVTLTILRGKQELVFDLRRDRIEIHPVKFTYQKTPTGAVGYIRLVQFSANAASEMRQAIQKLEQQKVEGYILDLRSNPGGLLYSSIEIARMWIQEGSIVSTVNRQGVTDLEQANRKALTNKPLVVLVDGGSASASEILSGALQDNNRAVLVGTKTFGKGLVQSVRGLGDGSGMAVTIAKYLTPKGRDINKHGIDPDIVLELSEAQRQYLSQNRDKIGSSADPQYSKALEVLTRKIATAKGAPVQPIKPSAVKKPVVPKK, via the coding sequence ATGGTGATATCGAATCGTGGCCTCGTACTCGGTGCAACGGCATTTGTCCTCTCAGCAATTAGCATTACAGGTGCTGGCATCCATCAAATCTCCAAGGGTGAATCTTTTCTCCGGGAAAGTCCCAAGGAAGTCATTGACGAAGTCTGGCAGATCGTCGATCGCAATTATGTTGACGGGACGTTTAATCAGGTGGACTGGAAAGCCATCCGAACCCAATACCTGAATCGCACCTATAAAAATAAGGAAGAAGCCTACAGCGCCATTCGGGAAATGCTGAAACGGCTCGGCGATCCCTATACCCGCTTTATGGATCCCGAAGAATTCAAAAACATGCAGATTGACACCTCGGGTGAGTTGACCGGGGTTGGGATTCAGTTGGCCCAGGATGAAAAGACGAAGAAACTAACCGTCGTTGCTCCCATTGAAGACTCTCCAGCCGCTACTGCGGGGATTCTGGCTAAAGATATCATCATCAAAATTGACAATCAGAGTACCGAGGGGATGAACGTGGATAAGGCCGTCACCCTGATCCGAGGGCCTGTGGGGACGAAAGTCACCCTGACTATTCTGCGAGGCAAACAAGAACTGGTCTTTGACCTACGTCGAGATCGGATTGAGATTCATCCCGTCAAGTTTACCTATCAGAAGACCCCGACTGGTGCAGTTGGCTATATCCGTCTGGTCCAGTTCAGCGCCAACGCCGCCAGTGAGATGCGACAGGCCATTCAGAAACTGGAACAACAGAAAGTAGAGGGCTACATTCTGGATTTGCGTTCTAACCCGGGTGGTCTGCTCTATTCCAGCATTGAAATTGCCCGCATGTGGATTCAGGAAGGATCGATCGTCTCTACGGTGAATCGACAGGGGGTTACTGATCTGGAGCAGGCCAATCGCAAAGCCCTTACTAACAAGCCACTGGTGGTGCTGGTCGATGGCGGTTCAGCCAGTGCCAGTGAAATTCTGTCAGGAGCCCTACAGGATAATAATCGGGCGGTTCTGGTGGGAACCAAGACCTTTGGCAAGGGGCTGGTGCAATCAGTCCGAGGGTTGGGTGATGGCTCTGGCATGGCCGTGACGATCGCCAAGTATCTGACTCCTAAAGGCCGGGATATCAACAAGCACGGGATCGATCCAGATATCGTTCTGGAGTTATCTGAGGCCCAGCGTCAGTATCTCTCCCAGAACCGGGATAAGATTGGCAGTTCAGCCGACCCCCAATATTCGAAGGCCCTGGAAGTGCTGACCCGAAAAATCGCTACGGCGAAAGGAGCACCCGTCCAGCCCATAAAACCGTCAGCTGTGAAAAAACCGGTTGTCCCCAAAAAATAA
- a CDS encoding phosphoglucomutase/phosphomannomutase family protein produces MAYPLSGLSVNPIKFGTDGWRGLIAADFTFERLARVAPLAAKVLSDTYGQSTGSNTIVVGYDRRFLSEEFARTTAEVVSAAGFDVLLSEAFAPTPAFSWAAKHQNALGALVITASHNPGAYSGLKIKGAFGGSVPPEVTKQVEALLAAGENGPVATPGAIQSFNPWEGGYCEDLRSKVDIPVLCEAVTQGKLTVFADVMHGAAAGGLERLLGVPVREMNSDRDPLFEGGAPEPLPKYLSKLFQAIKAHDETNPLGLTVGLVFDGDSDRIAAVDGQGNFLSSQVLIPILLEHLVTHRGLTGEFVKTVSGSDLMPKVAALYNLPIFETAVGYKYIADRMLETQVLLGGEESGGIGYGHHIPERDALLSALYLLEAIVRSNRDLGDLYRQLQTKTGFSSAYDRIDLPLAGMDVRARLLEQLQNHPLTEIASQPVIDCLTVDGYKFRLADQRWLMIRFSGTEPVLRLYCEASTPDMVQETLTWARDWAMQQ; encoded by the coding sequence ATGGCTTACCCTCTATCTGGGCTGAGCGTCAACCCGATCAAATTTGGGACAGATGGTTGGCGAGGATTAATTGCGGCAGATTTTACTTTTGAACGATTGGCACGAGTGGCTCCTCTGGCGGCGAAAGTCCTCTCAGACACCTATGGACAGTCTACGGGGAGTAACACGATCGTTGTCGGCTACGATCGACGCTTTCTTTCGGAAGAATTTGCTCGCACAACTGCTGAAGTGGTGAGTGCTGCCGGGTTTGACGTTTTGCTAAGTGAGGCTTTTGCCCCCACACCAGCATTTAGCTGGGCCGCCAAGCACCAGAATGCCCTGGGGGCTCTGGTGATCACAGCCAGCCATAATCCTGGCGCATATTCAGGGCTGAAAATTAAAGGGGCTTTTGGGGGGTCTGTGCCGCCAGAAGTGACCAAGCAGGTTGAGGCTCTCCTGGCTGCGGGAGAGAACGGGCCAGTTGCCACCCCTGGAGCCATTCAATCCTTCAATCCCTGGGAAGGGGGCTACTGTGAAGATCTGCGTTCTAAGGTCGATATTCCAGTTCTATGCGAGGCCGTGACTCAGGGCAAACTGACGGTCTTCGCAGATGTGATGCATGGAGCGGCGGCTGGGGGACTGGAGCGACTGCTGGGGGTGCCCGTGCGGGAGATGAACAGCGATCGGGATCCTCTATTTGAAGGAGGAGCCCCGGAGCCTCTGCCCAAATATCTGTCCAAACTGTTCCAGGCGATTAAAGCCCATGATGAAACGAATCCCCTGGGGCTGACGGTGGGCCTGGTCTTTGATGGGGATAGCGATCGGATTGCTGCGGTGGATGGGCAGGGCAATTTTCTCAGTTCCCAGGTATTAATTCCCATCCTATTGGAGCATCTGGTGACTCACCGAGGATTGACTGGCGAATTTGTCAAAACGGTCAGTGGTTCTGACCTGATGCCCAAGGTGGCTGCCCTTTATAACCTGCCAATCTTTGAGACGGCGGTGGGGTATAAGTACATTGCCGATCGCATGCTGGAAACCCAGGTGTTGTTAGGGGGCGAAGAGTCTGGTGGGATTGGGTATGGTCACCATATTCCCGAGCGGGATGCGTTGCTGTCTGCCCTGTACTTACTGGAAGCGATCGTCAGATCCAACCGGGATCTGGGGGATCTCTATCGGCAATTACAGACGAAAACGGGCTTTTCCTCGGCCTACGATCGCATTGATTTGCCGCTGGCTGGCATGGATGTCCGGGCTCGTTTACTGGAGCAATTGCAAAACCACCCCTTGACCGAAATTGCCAGTCAACCCGTGATAGACTGCCTGACAGTAGACGGGTATAAGTTCCGTCTGGCCGATCAACGCTGGCTGATGATTCGGTTTAGTGGCACAGAGCCGGTGCTGCGGCTCTATTGTGAGGCTTCTACCCCAGATATGGTGCAGGAAACCCTGACCTGGGCTAGAGACTGGGCCATGCAACAGTGA
- the purS gene encoding phosphoribosylformylglycinamidine synthase subunit PurS encodes MVQKYQAKIYVTLRPSVLDPAGTAVLSGIQHLGYDNVGQVRIGKYIELTLDAADEAKAREQLDRLCDQLLSNPVIENYHFDLRPQ; translated from the coding sequence GTGGTTCAGAAGTACCAGGCAAAAATCTATGTCACCCTTCGCCCATCCGTGCTTGACCCAGCAGGAACAGCCGTCTTATCAGGCATCCAACATTTGGGCTATGACAATGTGGGCCAGGTTCGCATTGGTAAGTACATTGAACTGACCCTGGATGCTGCGGATGAGGCCAAAGCCCGTGAGCAGCTCGATCGCCTGTGTGATCAACTCCTGTCCAACCCAGTAATTGAAAACTACCATTTCGATCTCAGGCCCCAATGA
- a CDS encoding Fur family transcriptional regulator, with product MKTHRTRNQDRILNLLKTLGRAASAQDIYVELRNQEQSVGLATVYRALEALKLEGVIQVRTLPSGESLYSSVQEDRHHLTCLQCGKSITINECPVHDLETELNHSYQFKIYYHTLEFFGLCTQCQMAQAIE from the coding sequence ATGAAGACTCATCGCACCCGAAATCAGGATCGAATTCTTAATCTGCTGAAAACATTGGGTAGGGCGGCCTCCGCCCAGGATATCTATGTGGAACTGCGCAACCAGGAGCAAAGCGTTGGGCTGGCCACGGTCTATCGGGCTCTGGAGGCCCTGAAACTGGAAGGCGTGATTCAGGTGAGAACCTTACCCAGTGGGGAGTCTCTCTACAGTTCTGTCCAAGAGGACAGGCACCACCTGACTTGCCTGCAATGTGGCAAATCGATCACCATCAATGAGTGCCCCGTTCATGACCTGGAAACCGAACTGAATCACTCTTACCAGTTCAAGATTTACTATCACACCCTGGAATTCTTTGGGCTGTGTACCCAGTGCCAGATGGCCCAGGCCATTGAATAG